The DNA sequence ATGAAGACTGCATGAACATCATCATGAATGATCTGATTGAGCTGATGGATCCGCGCTATATTGAGGTATGGGGCAAATTCACTCCGCGCGGCGGCATTTCCATCGATCCGTATACCAATTACGGAAAGCCGGGGACAAAATATGAAAAGATGGCAGAGTACAGGATGATGAATCACGATCTGTACCCTGAAACCATCGACAACCGTTAAAAGGAGACAGACGTTTTGCTATTATATTTGAATGCCGCATTTGCCGGCCTGCTCATATTATCCAATATTCTTGCCGTCAAACTGTTCAGCCTGGGATCCTGGGCTGTTCTGCCGGCGGCTGTGATTGTTTATGTTTTTACGTATCCAATTACTGATATCATCGGTGAAGTTTATGGAAAAGAAGCTGCCAGGAAGACCGTGCTCGCCGGATTCGTAACACAGCTCCTGTCAGCCGTTTTCATTTTTGCAGCGATCCATCTGCCATCAGCGCCATTCTTTGGAGCGCAGGCTGAATTTGAAACAATTTTAAGCGGAAGCTTCCGCATCACCATTGCAAGCCTTATTTCTTATCTGGTCAGCCAAAACCTGGATGTGTATGTCTTCCATAAGCTGAAGGAAAAGCATGGCGGCAGGAAACTGTGGATCCGCAATAATCTGTCCACAGTCTCAAGCCAGCTGATCGATACTTCTGTGTTCATTCTGATCGCTTTTTACGGCACCATGCCTGCAGGGGCGCTCCTTGCGATGATCGGAACACAATATGCCTTTAAGTTCCTTGTCGCGCTGATTGATACACCCCTGGTTTACCTGCTGGTGGGCATGGCCAGAAAAGAAAAAAAGCAGCCTGCCGAGTTCCCCAGGCTGACAGCAGAATCTGCGTCATGAAAACAGCCTCTAGCAGGGGGCTGTTTTTTGATGCTGCTGCATGATGGTGCCAGGTACCATGAAAAGACAATGTGGCCAAAGTGTCCACCGATGGTGCCAGGTACCATGAAAAGACAAACATAGCCAAAGTGTCCACTGAAGGTACCTGGCACCGCAAAAAGATAATTGGGGCAAAAGTGTCCACCAGCGGTGCCTGGCACGGAAACCAAGTTTTTGTTTCTGGTTCGGTGTTTTTGGTTTACAATCAAGGTGGAAATAATTCTTAATTTTTTTGTGAAGGATAATGGGATAAGGAGGGAAGGACTTGGATAATAAAGCCGGGGGGAAGGATCCCCGTTTTAAGGTGGCGAAGAGGGAAGCCTGGATCGGTATGGGTCTTGTCCTTTTTAATTTTCTGTGGTGGTTTGGCTTTGCTTACGGGATGGGCTCAGGTCCTGTCGAAGAGTATACATATATCATGGGGCTGCCTGCCTGGTTTTTCTATAGCTGTGTGGCGGGATTTGCGGTTGTGTTTGTCCTTGTTTGGGCAGCCGTGAAGTTTCTGTTTAAAGAAGTCCCTTTCGATGACAGTGAAGAAGGGGGGAAGGCGGAATGAATATAGGTGTCATTATCCCGCTTCTTGTGTTCCTGGTGGCGATTTTCCTGGTAGGCTTTTGGGCGAGCAGGCATGTCCGCTCGACAGATTCTTTTCTGCAGGAATACTTCCTTGGCGGAAGGGAGCTGGGAGGATTCATCCTCGCTATGACGATGATTGCCACTTACGGCAGCGCCAGCAGCTTCATCGGCGGACCCGGTGTCGCCTACACCCAGGGGCTCGGCTGGGTGCTGCTTGCGATGTCACAGCTTGTGACAGGCTATTTTGTGCTGATGGTGCTCGGGAAAAAATTTGCGATTGTCGCCAGGCAGTATAAGGCTGTCACACTGATCGACTTTTTGAAAGAAAGGTATCAGAGCAAGTGGGTGGTGCTGCTGTCAGCGCTCAGCATCATCATTTTCCTGTTCGCTTCCATGGCGGCCCAGTGGGTCGGCGGCGCCCGTCTGATCGAATCGCTGACAGGCCTTTCATATGGGACTGCCTTGTTTATTTTCGCCGCATCAGTCCTTGTGTATGTCATCATTGGCGGCTTCAGGGCCGTGGCTGTAACAGATGCGGTCCAGGGAGTCATCATGTTTGTTGGGACCCTGATCCTTCTGATCGCTGTCATTATTGCTGGCGGAGGGATTG is a window from the Bacillus infantis NRRL B-14911 genome containing:
- a CDS encoding YhdT family protein — encoded protein: MDNKAGGKDPRFKVAKREAWIGMGLVLFNFLWWFGFAYGMGSGPVEEYTYIMGLPAWFFYSCVAGFAVVFVLVWAAVKFLFKEVPFDDSEEGGKAE
- a CDS encoding queuosine precursor transporter produces the protein MLLYLNAAFAGLLILSNILAVKLFSLGSWAVLPAAVIVYVFTYPITDIIGEVYGKEAARKTVLAGFVTQLLSAVFIFAAIHLPSAPFFGAQAEFETILSGSFRITIASLISYLVSQNLDVYVFHKLKEKHGGRKLWIRNNLSTVSSQLIDTSVFILIAFYGTMPAGALLAMIGTQYAFKFLVALIDTPLVYLLVGMARKEKKQPAEFPRLTAESAS